The following coding sequences are from one Asterias amurensis chromosome 8, ASM3211899v1 window:
- the LOC139941018 gene encoding probable G-protein coupled receptor No18, with translation MDNSSFPNPFGNLTVEDPQIDIAMTILKVALLTPIIICGVIGNLLVCISVFKFRNLRIVANYFIVSLAVADLAVSSVVMPLGLYQEVVGGLWYLGPIICDVWVSMDVLTCTSSIWNLCVISVDRFLAITRPIQYAIKRTPMMSLITILSTWGLSFLISIPALVLVGGYDAMASHECQLNISPIFQVGSSCLSFYVPCFVLLIVYYKIFRSVQKLGRRKPGGSMKYRKGPAYKNGVGAGKTTLVTKFVNEKTENFATLCDKQEQSSSGEVEKQHDRKSHEASSGERTESRTKRISVARERKATSVLSIVVTVFICCWLPFFITNVVIGLCPHCEITHATYATVTWLGWVNSAANPVIYTIFNRDFRNAFKRLIFCCASDSYKRRQYLSTLTNY, from the coding sequence ATGGATAACTCAAGTTTCCCGAATCCGTTCGGTAACTTGACGGTGGAGGACCCACAGATTGACATTGCGATGACCATCTTAAAGGTGGCCCTGCTCACACCCATCATTATCTGTGGGGTCATCGGCAACCTCCTTGTCTGTATCTCCGTCTTCAAGTTCCGCAACCTCCGTATTGTGGCCAACTATTTCATCGTGTCGCTCGCCGTGGCCGACCTAGCCGTCAGTTCGGTGGTGATGCCCCTTGGTCTCTACCAGGAGGTGGTCGGTGGGCTCTGGTATCTCGGCCCCATCATCTGTGACGTCTGGGTCTCCATGGATGTCCTGACTTGTACTTCCTCCATCTGGAACCTCTGCGTGATCTCGGTGGATCGCTTCTTGGCCATCACACGTCCCATCCAGTACGCTATCAAGAGAACACCCATGATGTCTCTAATCACCATCCTATCCACCTGGGGACTATCGTTTCTGATCTCAATCCCTGCTCTAGTCCTAGTCGGTGGCTACGATGCCATGGCTTCGCATGAATGTCAACTCAATATCAGCCCTATATTCCAAGTCGGATCTTCCTGCCTTTCCTTCTACGTTCCATGTTTCGTTCTTCTCATTGTATATTACAAAATATTCCGCTCCGTGCAGAAACTGGGCCGGCGAAAGCCCGGTGGCAGTATGAAATACCGCAAGGGTCCCGCCTACAAGAACGGCGTCGGTGCTGGCAAAACAACTCTCGTGACGAAGTTCGTCAACGAAAAGACTGAGAATTTCGCCACTCTGTGTGACAAGCAAGAACAATCGTCAAGTGGGGAGGTGGAAAAGCAGCACGATCGGAAGTCGCACGAGGCGAGTTCGGGTGAGAGGACGGAGTCCAGGACTAAGCGCATCTCGGTAGCCAGGGAACGTAAGGCCACCTCGGTCCTCTCCATCGTGGTGACTGTCTTCATTTGCTGCTGGCTACCTTTCTTCATCACGAACGTTGTGATCGGACTGTGTCCCCACTGCGAGATCACCCACGCGACCTATGCCACGGTCACCTGGCTGGGGTGGGTCAACTCGGCCGCTAACCCCGTCATTTACACCATCTTTAACCGAGACTTTCGCAACGCTTTCAAGAGGCTGATTTTCTGTTGTGCAAGTGATTCGTACAAGAGGCGGCAGTATCTCTCCACGCTGACTAATTACTAA